Proteins from one Pithys albifrons albifrons isolate INPA30051 chromosome 2, PitAlb_v1, whole genome shotgun sequence genomic window:
- the PPIL6 gene encoding LOW QUALITY PROTEIN: probable inactive peptidyl-prolyl cis-trans isomerase-like 6 (The sequence of the model RefSeq protein was modified relative to this genomic sequence to represent the inferred CDS: substituted 1 base at 1 genomic stop codon), translated as MVQAIRTGHIHLAAFTKPLACLKALHPISWTALKLKFPSKFPDPLVEFAXHEYLQETNKELRGEVSYACPVMSFIYGQLLGYEKELLKGIIMSPLSNLLSYTNIITGKGDEGKSIYGPTFEDEIISIHHKGRGSLRIANKSCHSNSSQLYTTFQSAPHLYKKYVAFGQLIEGTENLQRLEVVPTHNKRPTVGRKIINWGTFNP; from the exons ATGGTACAAGCAATAAGGACTGGACACATTCACCTTGCAGCCTTCACCAAGCCACTTGCTTGCCTCAAGGCCCTGCACCCAATCTCCTGGACA GCCCTAAAGCTGAAGTTTCCAAGCAAGTTTCCAGATCCTTTAGTAGAATTTGCATGACATGAATATTTACAGGAGACAAACAAG GAACTCAGAGGTGAGGTGAGCTATGCCTGCCCAGTGATGAGCTTCATTTACGGCCAACTGCTGGGTTATGAGAAGGAGCTGCTCAAGGGCATTATCATGAGTCCCTTATCAAATCTCCTTTCTTACACAA ATATCATAACTGGAAAGGGAGATGAAGGAAAGTCAATTTATGGTCCCACCTTTGAAG aTGAAATCATCTCCATCCATCACAAGGGAAGGGGGAGCCTTAGGATAGCTAACAAGAGTTGCCACAGCAACAGCTCACAGTTGTACACCACCTTCCAGTCAGCTCCCCACCTGTACAAGAAATATGTGGCTTTTGG GCAACTGATCGAGGGCACAGAAAACCTCCAAAGACTGGAAGTTGTACCTACACATAACAAAAGGCCTACAGTAGGCCGCAAGATTATTAACTGGGGGACCTTCAACCCATGA